Within the Achromobacter spanius genome, the region AGGGGCGAACCTGCGTGACGCCCACCCGGAACAGCACGTCGCCCGCTTCATGCGCGTGCGCCGGGGCGGCAAGCCCGCTGGCGGCGATCAGTCCGGCAATGGCGGTGGCGCGGATACGCCCGTTCAGCGAAAACATTTTTCTTCTCCGATCTTTCCATGAGGGTGAGGCCACAGGTTCTCAGACCTGGCGCCTGACCCGATTGACGTGTATCAAGCCGTGAAAAGATGCGGACCGCGCCGTGGCGGCGCGGCAACAGCCGCTTCGCGACGCACCGTAGGATGGGTGTAGCGCGAGAGATTTCAAAAAAGAACGCTGACGCTGATCGCGCGAAACCCATCAAGCAACGCCGGATTTTTCTGAAGAGCAGCCATATCGCAAGCGCTGCATGATGGGTTGCGCGCGTTGGAGGGCAGCATTCTTCTATCGTTTCATTCGCGCTTCACCCATCCTACGTCCAGCCCGCAACGCCGTCGGGTGGCCGCCCAAATAGCATTCGCCGCCTTGGCGCTACGGCGCGAAGGCGGCGAATGGGTGTTGCAGAGCCTGAGGATCAGCGCGGCAGTTCGCTGCTGCCCATCAGGAATTCATCCACCGAGCGTGCGCATTGGCGGCCTTCGCGGATGGCCCAGACCACCAGCGATTGGCCACGGCGCATGTCGCCCGCCGCGAAGACTTTTTCCACGTTGGTGCGGTAGTCGTCGGTGTTGGCGCGCACGTTGCCGCGCCCGTCGCGATCCACGCCGAAAGATTCCAGCACGGTCTGCACCGGCGACACAAAGCCCATGGCCAGCAGCACCAGGTCAGCCTTGATCTCGAACTCCGAGCCCTCGACTTCGCGCATCTTCATCTGGCCGGTGGCGTCGTCCTTGAACCATTCGACGCGCGCGCCGACCAGCTTTTCGACCTTGCCGTTGCTGCCCTTGAGCAGCTTGGTGGTCACGGACCAGTCGCGATCGCAGCCTTCTTCGTGCGAGGACGACGTACGCATCTTCAGCGGCCAGTACGGCCACGTCATGGTTTTGTTTTCGGATTCGGGCGGCTGCGGCATCAGCTCGAATTGCGTGACCGAGGCCGCGCCATGGCGGTTGCTGGTGCCCACGCAGTCCGAACCCGTATCGCCGCCGCCGATCACGACCACGTGCTTGCCCTTGGCCAGCGTCTGGTTGGCCAGGCGGTCACCCGCCACGGCCTTGTTCTGCTGGCGCAGGAAGTCCATGGCGAAGTACACGCCCGACAATTCGCGGCCAGGAACCGGCAGGTCGCGCGGCGTTTCCGAACCGCCCGTCATGACGATTGCGTCGAATTCCGTCTTCAGCGATTCCGGCGTGCGCACCGTCAGGCCGTCGGCCACGGGGTCTTTCGGATTGCCGATGTAGGTAGACGGCGCGAACTCCACGCCTTCCGCTTCCATCTGCGAGATGCGGCGGTCGATCTGGTGCTTTTCCAGCTTGAAGTCGGGGATGCCGTAGCGCAGCAGGCCGCCGATGCGGTCGCTCTTTTCGAACAGCGTCACCGAGTGGCCGGCGCGCGCCAGTTGCTGCGCGCACGCCATGCCGGCGGGGCCGGAGCCCACCACCGCGACTTTCTTGCCCGTCTTGCGGGCCGGCACCTGCGGCGCCACCCAGCCTTCTTCCCAGCCCTTGTCGATGATCGCGTGTTCGATGGACTTGATGCCCACGGCGTCGCTGTTGATGTTCAAGGTACAGGCGGCTTCACACGGCGCCGGGCAGATGCGGCCGGTGAACTCGGGGAAGTTGTTGGTGGAGTGCAGCACGTCCAGCGCGCGGCGCCAGTCCTGCTTGTACACCAGGTCATTCCAGTCGGGGATGATGTTGTTGACCGGGCAGCCGTTGTTGCAGAACGGGATGCCGCAGTCCATGCAGCGCGCGGCTTGCTGCTTGGCCTGATCATCCGTCAGATGCAGCACGAATTCGCGCCAGTTCTTCAGCCGCTTCTGCGGGGCCTCGGAGGCCTCCTGCAGACGCTGAAATTCCATAAAGCCAGTAATCTTTCCCATGGTATTCCTCACGCAGCCAATTGTTGCTGATTGGCCGCACGCCACATTTCACCCAATGCGCGACGGTAGTCCGTCGGCATGACCTTTACGAACTTGCCGCGCGAGGCTTCCCAGTCGCCCAGGATTTCGCGGGCGCGGTAGCTGCCGGTGTAGCGGAAGTGGTCTTCCACCAGGCGGCGCAAGATGGTTTCATCCGTCTCGCGTTCGCCACCGCGCTGCGCGCTGTGCCAGATGTCGATGTTGTTCAGCGCCTGCTGTTCCGCATGCGGCGCCACGCTTTCCAGTTCCACCATGGACAGGTTCACGCGGTGCTTGAGCGTGCGCTCCGGATCCCACACATAGGCCACGCCGCCCGACATGCCGGCCGCGAAGTTACGGCCCGTGGCGCCCAGCACCACGACCGTGCCGCCCGTCATGTATTCGCAGCCGTGGTCGCCCGTGCCTTCCACAACCGTGGCCGCGCCCGAGTTACGCACCGCGAAGCGTTCGCCGGCCACGCCGTTGAAGAACGCTTCACCCGCCAACGCGCCGTACAGCACGGTGTTGCCGGCAATGATGTGGTCGGGGCCGAAGCCGCGGAAGTCGTTGGGCGAGCGCACGATGATGCGGCCGCCCGACAAGCCCTTGCCGACGTAGTCGTTGCCTTCACCCACCAGGTCCATCGTGATGCCGTGCGCCAGGAACGCGCCGAAGCTTTGGCCGGCGGTGCCGTTGCACTGGATGTGGATGGTGTCGTCCGGCAGCCCGTCGTGGCCGTAGCGCGAGGCCACGGCGCCCGACAGCATGGCGCCGATGGTGCGGTTGCGGTTGCGCACCGGCACGATGAACGACACTTTCTCGCCACGCTCAAGCGCGGGGCGGCTGCGGTCGATCAACTGGTGGTCCAGCGCGTTGGCCAGGCCGTGATCCTGCTCTTCGGTCTGGCGCACGTCGGCGTCGGACTGCGTTTGATGGAACACGCGGGCGAAGTCCAGGCCTTGCGCCTTCCAGTGTTCCACGCCCGAACGCATGTCCAGCAGATCGGCGCGGCCGATCAGGTCGTCGAATTTGCGAATGCCCAGCTGCGCCATGATCTCGCGCACTTCTTCGGCGATGAAGAAGAAGAAGTTCACGACGTGTTCCGGCTTGCCCTGGAATTTCTTGCGCAGAACCGGGTCTTGCGTGGCCACGCCCACCGGGCAGGTGTTCAGGTGGCACTTGCGCATCATGATGCAGCCTTCCACCACCAGCGGCGCCGTCGCGAAACCGAATTCATCAGCGCCCAGCAGCGCGCCGATGACGACGTCGCGGCCGGTCTTCATCTGGCCGTCGGCCTGCACGCGGATGCGGCTGCGCAGGCGGTTCAGCACCAAGGTCTGCTGCGTTTCGGCCAGGCCCAGTTCCCACGGCGTGCCCACGTGCTTGATGGACGACACCGGGGACGCGCCCGTGCCGCCGTCATGGCCGGCGATCACAACGTGATCGGCCTTGGCTTTGGCAACACCGGCGGCCACCGTGCCCACGCCCACTTCGGACACCAGCTTGACCGACACCGAGGCCTTGGAATTCACGTTCTTCAGATCGTGGATCAGTTGGGCCAGGTCTTCAATGGAATAGATGTCGTGGTGCGGCGGGGGCGAAATCAGGCCCACGCCCGGCACCGAATAGCGCAGCTTGGCGATGTATTCCGACACTTTGTGGCCGGGCAACTGGCCGCCTTCGCCGGGCTTGGCGCCCTGGGCCATCTTGATCTGGATCTGGTCGGCGGACGACAGGTATTCGGCGGTCACGCCGAAACGGCCCGAGGCCACCTGCTTGATCTTCGAACGCAGCGAGTCGCCCTTCTTCAGCGCAACGTCGGCTTCGATACGGTCGGAACCGAGCAGCGAGGCCAGCGTGTCGCCGTCCTTGATGGTGCTCTTGCCTTCGCGCATCTCGGCGCGGTAGCGCAGTTCGTCTTCGCCGCCTTCGCCTGTGTTGGATTTGCCGCCGATGCGGTTCATGGCCACGGCCAGCACCGAGTGCGCTTCGGTCGAG harbors:
- a CDS encoding glutamate synthase subunit beta, whose amino-acid sequence is MGKITGFMEFQRLQEASEAPQKRLKNWREFVLHLTDDQAKQQAARCMDCGIPFCNNGCPVNNIIPDWNDLVYKQDWRRALDVLHSTNNFPEFTGRICPAPCEAACTLNINSDAVGIKSIEHAIIDKGWEEGWVAPQVPARKTGKKVAVVGSGPAGMACAQQLARAGHSVTLFEKSDRIGGLLRYGIPDFKLEKHQIDRRISQMEAEGVEFAPSTYIGNPKDPVADGLTVRTPESLKTEFDAIVMTGGSETPRDLPVPGRELSGVYFAMDFLRQQNKAVAGDRLANQTLAKGKHVVVIGGGDTGSDCVGTSNRHGAASVTQFELMPQPPESENKTMTWPYWPLKMRTSSSHEEGCDRDWSVTTKLLKGSNGKVEKLVGARVEWFKDDATGQMKMREVEGSEFEIKADLVLLAMGFVSPVQTVLESFGVDRDGRGNVRANTDDYRTNVEKVFAAGDMRRGQSLVVWAIREGRQCARSVDEFLMGSSELPR